AATTAGCACAGGTCTTTTCTGAGATGGTTCAAGGAGAGACAGATGCGCGACAAAAAGAATTGGGGGATGCTGCTTTTCTAGCAGGTGTTGCTAAATTTCCACAGCGAGTAAAATGTGCGACCTTGGCCTGGAATGCGCTAAAAAAAGGCTTAAATGAAGAGTAGAAAAATCTCAAAGAAATAGAGGAGGAAAGAATGACAGAGGAAAGAGTAGAACCAAAACCGATTGACCTCGGTGAATACAAATTCGGTTTTCATGATGATGTAGAGCCTATTATGTCAACCGGAAAAGGATTGAACGAAGACGTAATTCGAGCCTTATCTGCAGCGAAAAACGAGCCAGAATGGATGTTAGAATTTCGGTTAAAATCGTATGAGGCTTTCAAAAAAATGCCCCTTGAAACGTGGGGAGCAGACTTGTCTGAGATTGATTTTGATGACTTGATTTACTACCAAAAGGCATCTGACAAACCAGCTCGTTCATGGGATGATGTGCCTGAGAAAATAAAGGAAACCTTTGAACGCATCGGAATTCCAGAAGCAGAACGTGCTTATCTTGCAGGTGCTGCTGCTCAGTACGAATCAGAAGTGGTTTACCACAATATGAAAGAAGAATTTGAGAAGCTGGGCATTATCTTTACAGATACCGACTCAGCTTTGAAAGAATACCCTGATTTGTTCAAGCAGTATTTTGCCAAATTAGTGCCACCAACCGATAATAAATTGGCTGCTCTCAATAGTGCAGTATGGTCTGGAGGCACCTTTATCTATGTGCCAAAAGGTGTAAAATGTGATATTCCTTTGCAGACCTATTTCCGAATCAATAACGAAAGTACCGGACAGTTTGAGCGGACCCTCATCATTGTAGATGAGGGTGCAAGTGTGCATTACGTTGAAGGGTGTACAGCGCCGACCTATTCAAGTGACAGTTTGCATGCGGCAATTGTTGAAATCTTTGCCCTTGACGGAGCTTACATGCGCTATACGACGATTCAGAACTGGTCGGATAATGTCTACAATCTTGTTACCAAACGTGCTCGTGCGATGAAAGATGCGACAGTGGAGTGGATTGATGGCAACCTGGGAGCTAAAACCACCATGAAATACCCGTCTGTCTACTTGGACGGTGAAGGAGCGCGTGGGACCATGCTGTCTATCGCTTTTGCCAATACGGGACAACACCAAGATACAGGTGCCAAGATGATCCATAATGTGCCGCATACTAGCTCATCAATTGTGTCCAAATCGATTGCTAAAGGTGGCGGAGCGGTAAACTACCGTGGACAAGTCACTTTTGCCCGGAATTCTAAAAAATCAGTCAGCCACATCGAGTGTGACACTATTATCATGGATGATATTTCAAAATCAGATACCATTCCCTTCAATGAAATCCACAATTCGCAAGTGGCCTTGGAGCACGAGGCTAAAGTGTCTAAGATTTCTGAAGAACAGCTCTACTACCTCATGAGCCGCGGTCTGTCAGAAGGTGAAGCTACAGAGATGATTGTCATGGGATTTGTTGAACCATTTACCAAAGAACTTCCAATGGAATACGCAGTCGAACTCAACCGCTTGATTGCTTATGAAATGGAAGGTTCAGTCGGCTAATATACCGAGGAGTGAAATAAAAATCGTCATTTCGAAGAAATCGATTATCCTCACTCCTTTATTTCTAGGTTTGGTCTAAAATAATTCACTGGATTATTTTACTCTCACCCCGACAATCCTCACTTTTGAATTTTTAGGCTCAGGTATCAATCGTCACTCCCCTGACTATTGATATAAGTCAAACTGTTAAATCTATAAAAGAAGCGAGGCTGGACATTTTTGTCTTAGCCTCGTGATATTGCCGACAGAAGTTAGAAATGAGGAAATACTGTGATTTTTCATGTTCTTAAGTTAACAAAAAAAGGAAATCGCGAGAGATTTCCTCAGCTTGAAGAAAAAGTCTTTTTATTGCCACCATCCTCATGTGCTTTCGGACATCAGCGACTTCCTTCGGAATTCCATGATTCATCTTCGAGTCTAAGGTCTCGAAGATGCCGAGTGACAGAAAACGTTCATTTAATAACGTTTTCTGTCACTTTTAGCACGGCGGAGGTGGCGGTATTGTGCTCGCTACGCTCGCAAATTTTCTAACCTTAAAACTACAGAAAATTAAATATCATTGTAATGTTTTTCTGAATTGTGAGGTTTGTCTACGTTCTGAGGAAATCGCGAGAGATTTCCTTTTTTATTATAACTTCTCATTCACATACCTCACAAAGTGGTTCCACCAAGAAAATGGCCAGTTTGCAGTAGCAGTATCTTTAGCAGCAACTAGTTCAATGCTCGGTTGCTCGTCAATGTAGCCGTGTCCGATTAAATCAGTGTCGTTTAAGGTTAGTGTTCCAAGGACTGTCCCCTTGCTAAGAGGTGCATCAAGTACAGTATCAAGTCCGTTTGTTTTTGCAGTGGTCTCTTTCTTATAACGATTTCGTTTTGCAACCATGAGATCTTGCTTGGCTACAGCAGGAATGGTTGATTTTTTTCCATTGAATACCCTGACTTTGCTATCTTGATACGCTTGCCCAGCTTCAACGATAGGAGTCCATGTGAAATATTGATAGGCATAGTTCATCAGATTGGTTGTTTCGAGAAAACGTTTCTCGGGATAGAGGTCTCCTTCTTTTGTATGTAAGACAACGGTAATAACGCGCATGCCATTTTCTAAACTTGTTGCTACCATAGAGGTTCCAGAAGCAGTCTTGAGTCCGTCCAATCCACTTCTTTCATAAATTCCCCCTTTTAACATGGGATTTGTACCATAGTAAGTGGTTCCATTCATTGAAAAGTGAGATTGAGAAGTAACCTTCAAAACTTGCGGATAATCTAAGATTAGATGGCGGGCGATGATAGCAACATCGATTGCAGATAGGCGATTTTCGATGGGTTCTTTTTCTTCGGAAGTTTGCTTGTCCTCTAGCATATCTTTGCTTAAACCAGTAGAGTTCAGAATAGTGGCATCTGAAATCCCCCAAGATGTCAGTTTTTCTTTCATCAAATCAACAAAAGTAGCTTCGCTACCTGCTACTTGTTCTGCAAGAGCGATAGTTGCACTGTTTGCAGAAGCAATCAAGGAGGCGTAAATCAATTCTTGGACCGGATATGAACGTTTGTCTAGAGGAATATTTGTCACAGGTGATGTAATGGTCAAGTTATAGGCATAATCAGAAATAGGAACTGGGGTATCAAGTGTTAATTTTCCTTGTTCAATTGCTTCGTAGACTAGATAAATAGTCAATAAATTGGTAATTGAACCAATGCTAGTTGGTGTAGTTGCCTCTTGTTCATAGAGAATTTTTCCAGTTGTTGCTTCAACTGCAATAGAGTGCTCTGCTTCTGTACGATATTTCTCTGTTGCATGGACAGAGAAATATGGTAGCAATAGCATTACAACAAAGAACAAGAATAGGAAATGTTTTTTCATATTAAGGAATACCTCATTCTATCATTGGGATTATTATACCATAAAAGCAGAAGACGCAGAATTAAAAATAGCATGAAAATAGTCTGAAAATAATGAAAATTATTTCTTTTGCAAAATTTTCTAACAAATCCCTTTTTTTCTAACAAATTTATGGTATAATATCTCTCATAGACTTGCAAAGTCTTTATTACAAAAAAAGAGGTGTTTTATGAAGAAGTCGACAAAAATGCTCACTCTTGCGGGTGTGACATTATTATCAGTTGCAACACTTGCAGCTTGTGGTTCAAAAAGCTCATCTAGCAAAGATGCGGCTACATCAAACTTAACATTTCCAACAGAAGTGACCCATGATGGTACTGCGATTAAAGGTGGACAATTGAATTATGCTATTGTATCTCCAGCAGCAGCTACGGGTCTGTTGATTGATGAATTGGCAGATAATGCGCTTGACCTTGCCTTTGCTGGTATGGTTGATGAGAGCATGTTTGGCTATGATGGCAACCGGAAACTTAACGATTCAGGTCTTGCGAAGGTAGATTTTGATGTTGAAGCGAAGAAATTGACGGTTAGCTTGACTGGTAAAGACTACAAGTGGTCTGATGGGGAGCCATTTACAATTGACGACTATATCTTCACCATTGAAAAGATGGCTGATAAAGATTATGAAGGTGTCCGTTTTGACGACTCGTATACAAACATCGTCGGAATGGAAGAGTTTGTAGATGGAAAAGCAGACAAAATTTCAGGTATTGAAAAGGTTGATGACTACACTGCTGTTCTTACTGTAAAAGAAATGAATCCTTCTATGCAGTATGCAGGTGGTACTGTGCCACACTTTGTCATGCCAAAACACATCTATAAAGATATTGCAGTAAAAGACTGGGCGACAAGCGAATACTCACGTACAGCTAAAACAGTTGGTTTGGGTAAATTTAAAATCAAAGATATTGTCAACGGTGAATCGATTACTTATGTGCCAAATGAACACTACTTCAAGGGCAAACCAAAAGTTGATACATTAAAAGTGGACATTGTTTCACCAGATACCATTGTATCAGAAATGAAAGCTGGTCATTATGATATTGCGGAAATGCCTGAAGATCAACTTGATTCTTACAAGGATTTGAAAAACATCACACTTGTCGGAGAAGTTTCTAGTTCTTATGAATACCTATCATTTAACTTTGGTACCTATGACAAAGAAGCTCAGAAGAGTGTTACAAATCCAAATGCTAAGATGAGTGATGTGAAATTGCGTCAGGCAATGGGATATGCTCTTGACACCAAGACAGCGGGAGAAAAACTTTACAATGGCTTGTATCACCCAGCAAACTCTCTTCTCATCTCATTCTTTGCTGACTTGCATGATTCAGAATTAGAAGGTTACACATACAATCCAGAAAAAGCAAAACAATTACTTGATGAAGCTGGATATAAAGACGTAGATGGAGATGGTATCCGTGAAGATAAGGATGGTAAACCATTCAAGATTAGTCTTGCAGCACGTAAACGGACAGAAACAAACGAATCCCTCGTACAACAGTACATTGCTTGGTGGAAAGAAGTCGGCTTGAACGTTGAACTTTACACAGGACGTACAATCGAGTTGAACTCATTCTACGATATGCTTAAGGCAAACGATGCGAATATTGATGCTTATCTAGCTGGATTTGGTACTGGTTATGATCCGCTTCCTAAAGTATGGGGACCAACGAATGCATTTAACATGTCTCGTTATGTATCAGATGAAAATACAAAACTACTCGAAGCAATGGCTTCAGTTGAATCGTTCGACGAGAAGAAAAATCTTGAAAACTACAAGAAATGGCAAGAAAATGCCTTCAAGGAAGCATTTGCAATTCCATTGTTTGAATCAGAAACGATTACCGCAATTAACAAACGTGTGAAATACTACGATACTTATAAAGGTTCAGATACTAAATCAGCAATTGAACAAATTGAGTTGACTGCTGATAAAGGTATCGCTGAGTAAGATAGGATATTGAAAATCTCTCATGACGAATTGGTTATAGATAGATTTGGAAAAGCCAACTCAGTTGGCTTTTTCCAATTATTGGTGTAAAAAATCGTAACATGATATGAGATGATTTGATCATTTAGAAAGAATTTTCGCCGAACCTCCTGCTGAAATAGTTGGCAGAGGAGGGTGATTTATGATAGAATAGTATAAATATTCTATTTTTATTGAGAGGCAGCTTAGCTGATGACGAAGGAGGAAAAGCGTGACAAATGCAAAACCGCTTTTAGAGATTAAGGACCTACACGTCGGTTTCCGTATTGGCGATGAATTTTATGATGCCGTTGATGGTGTGTCAATTAATCTACAAAAAAATGAAATTTTAGCAATTGTAGGAGAATCTGGTTGTGGAAAATCCACTTTGGCAACCACTATTATGGGACTTCACAATCCATTGAATACAAAAATTAATGGGCAAATTCAATACCAAGATAAGGAATTGGTTGGAATGAGTGAAGCGAATTACAATAAGATTCGTGGAAATGACATCGGAATGATTTTTCAGGATCCATTGGCTTCTTTAAATCCATTAATGACCATCGGTGCCCAAATTGATGAAGCCTTGTATTACCATACGGATATGAACGCAGAACAGCGGACAGCTCGTGTCTTGGAATTATTGGAACAAGTAGGAATTCCAAATCCAAAACGAACTTTTAAGCAGTATCCGCACGAACTATCAGGCGGAATGCGCCAACGGATTGTGATTGCGATTGCCTTGTCATGTAAACCGCCGATTATTATTGCAGATGAGCCAACGACTGCCTTAGATGTGACGATTCAAGCACAAATTTTGGATTTATTAAATGAAATCCAAGCAGAAACTGGGTCAGGAATTATCTTAATCACGCACGATTTGGGTGTCGTAGCAGAAACAGCAGACCGTGTAGCGGTTATGTACGGTGGACAATTCGTAGAAGTTGCGCCAGTTGAAGAATTATTTACTAATCCAAAACATCCTTATACACGCTCATTGCTGAAGTCAAATCCACAATCGAGTGATGAGGGTGGTGACTTGCACGTTATTGACGGGGCAGTTCCTCCATTGACGAAAATGCTTCGTACTGGTTGTCGATTTGCACCACGTATTCCTTGGATTAGTTCAGAAGCTCATGAAGAAAATCCAACAATGCATGAAGTAGGACCAAACCACTTTGTTCGTTGTACTTGCCATGAGACATTCTATTTTGAGGAGGAAGCGAACTAATGGGATTTATTGAAGTAAAAGATTTAAAAGTTCATTACCCTATCCGTAGTGGCTTCTTTAACCGTGTAACAGACCATGTTTATGCCGTGGATGGTGTAAATCTTGAATTTGAAGAAGGAAAAACCTACGGACTTGTAGGAGAATCTGGTTCAGGGAAATCGACAATCGGGAAGACGATTATTGGTTTGGAGCGTTCAACTACGGGGCAGATTATTTATGAAGGCCAAGATGTGACCAACAAACCACGCCGTAAAAAAGGAAACTTTAACCGAGATGTTCAAATGATTTTCCAAGATTCTCTCTCTAGTTTCAATCCGAAAAAGCGGATTTTGGATATCATTGCCGAGCCTATTCGCAATTTTGACCGTCTGTCACCAGATGAAGAAAAGAAGAGAGTTCTTCAATTGTTGGATACGATTGGGTTAACAGAAGAAGCTCTGGTAAAATACCCGCATGAATTTTCAGGTGGACAACGTCAACGGATTGGTGTCGCACGTGCCTTAGCAAGTAATCCTCGTTTGATTATTGCAGATGAGCCGGTATCTGCCTTGGACTTGTCTGTGCAAGCGCAAGTGTTGAACTATATGAAACGCATTCAAGACGAGTACAAGTTGAGCTATCTGTTTATTTCGCATGACCTTGGAGTTGTTCAACACATGTGTGATGAGCTCTATATCATGTATCGTGGACGCTTTGTAGAGACTGGAAACAAAGAAGATATTTATAACAATCCACAGCATATCTATACAAAACGCCTATTATCTGCTATCCCAAGTATCGATCCACTCAATCGCAAGGAAAATAAGCAGCGCCGCTTAGCGTCAGAAGCAGAATATCAGGAAAAACAAAGTATTTTCTACGATGAAAATGGTCGTGTATTTGATTTAACAAATTTCTCAGCAACTCATCGTGTTGCTTTGCCAGCTGTGAAAGGAGGTAACTAAGCATGTGGAAAACAATATTACGGCGCTTACTACTCATGGTGCCTCAAATTATCATTCTTAGTGTTATTGCCTTCGCCTTTGCTAAGTTGATGCCAGGAGATCCATTTACAGGTCAAATTGATCCAAGTATTGACCCAGCAGCAATTGAAAGATTGCGTATCCAGTACGGTTACTATGACCCAATTCACATCCAATATTTCAGATGGGTTGGTAATATCTTACATGGAGATTTTGGTCAGAGTGTTTTCTTTAAACAACCAGTTATGACCATTATCGGCCAACGGCTAAGTAATACAATCTGGTTATCTCTATTGACCATGGTGATTACCTATTTGATTGCCTTGCCACTTGGTATGATTGCGGGACGTTATCAAAATTCTGTAGCAGATAAAGTTATCAATGTTTACAATTTCTTGACTTTTTCAACACCAACATTTATCTTTGCTATTCTTCTATTATGGTTGTTTGGCTTTTCACTTGGCTGGTTCCC
Above is a window of Streptococcus sp. zg-86 DNA encoding:
- the sufB gene encoding Fe-S cluster assembly protein SufB, which translates into the protein MTEERVEPKPIDLGEYKFGFHDDVEPIMSTGKGLNEDVIRALSAAKNEPEWMLEFRLKSYEAFKKMPLETWGADLSEIDFDDLIYYQKASDKPARSWDDVPEKIKETFERIGIPEAERAYLAGAAAQYESEVVYHNMKEEFEKLGIIFTDTDSALKEYPDLFKQYFAKLVPPTDNKLAALNSAVWSGGTFIYVPKGVKCDIPLQTYFRINNESTGQFERTLIIVDEGASVHYVEGCTAPTYSSDSLHAAIVEIFALDGAYMRYTTIQNWSDNVYNLVTKRARAMKDATVEWIDGNLGAKTTMKYPSVYLDGEGARGTMLSIAFANTGQHQDTGAKMIHNVPHTSSSIVSKSIAKGGGAVNYRGQVTFARNSKKSVSHIECDTIIMDDISKSDTIPFNEIHNSQVALEHEAKVSKISEEQLYYLMSRGLSEGEATEMIVMGFVEPFTKELPMEYAVELNRLIAYEMEGSVG
- the pbp3 gene encoding D-alanyl-D-alanine carboxypeptidase PBP3, coding for MKKHFLFLFFVVMLLLPYFSVHATEKYRTEAEHSIAVEATTGKILYEQEATTPTSIGSITNLLTIYLVYEAIEQGKLTLDTPVPISDYAYNLTITSPVTNIPLDKRSYPVQELIYASLIASANSATIALAEQVAGSEATFVDLMKEKLTSWGISDATILNSTGLSKDMLEDKQTSEEKEPIENRLSAIDVAIIARHLILDYPQVLKVTSQSHFSMNGTTYYGTNPMLKGGIYERSGLDGLKTASGTSMVATSLENGMRVITVVLHTKEGDLYPEKRFLETTNLMNYAYQYFTWTPIVEAGQAYQDSKVRVFNGKKSTIPAVAKQDLMVAKRNRYKKETTAKTNGLDTVLDAPLSKGTVLGTLTLNDTDLIGHGYIDEQPSIELVAAKDTATANWPFSWWNHFVRYVNEKL
- a CDS encoding oligopeptide ABC transporter substrate-binding protein, with protein sequence MKKSTKMLTLAGVTLLSVATLAACGSKSSSSKDAATSNLTFPTEVTHDGTAIKGGQLNYAIVSPAAATGLLIDELADNALDLAFAGMVDESMFGYDGNRKLNDSGLAKVDFDVEAKKLTVSLTGKDYKWSDGEPFTIDDYIFTIEKMADKDYEGVRFDDSYTNIVGMEEFVDGKADKISGIEKVDDYTAVLTVKEMNPSMQYAGGTVPHFVMPKHIYKDIAVKDWATSEYSRTAKTVGLGKFKIKDIVNGESITYVPNEHYFKGKPKVDTLKVDIVSPDTIVSEMKAGHYDIAEMPEDQLDSYKDLKNITLVGEVSSSYEYLSFNFGTYDKEAQKSVTNPNAKMSDVKLRQAMGYALDTKTAGEKLYNGLYHPANSLLISFFADLHDSELEGYTYNPEKAKQLLDEAGYKDVDGDGIREDKDGKPFKISLAARKRTETNESLVQQYIAWWKEVGLNVELYTGRTIELNSFYDMLKANDANIDAYLAGFGTGYDPLPKVWGPTNAFNMSRYVSDENTKLLEAMASVESFDEKKNLENYKKWQENAFKEAFAIPLFESETITAINKRVKYYDTYKGSDTKSAIEQIELTADKGIAE
- a CDS encoding ABC transporter ATP-binding protein, which translates into the protein MTNAKPLLEIKDLHVGFRIGDEFYDAVDGVSINLQKNEILAIVGESGCGKSTLATTIMGLHNPLNTKINGQIQYQDKELVGMSEANYNKIRGNDIGMIFQDPLASLNPLMTIGAQIDEALYYHTDMNAEQRTARVLELLEQVGIPNPKRTFKQYPHELSGGMRQRIVIAIALSCKPPIIIADEPTTALDVTIQAQILDLLNEIQAETGSGIILITHDLGVVAETADRVAVMYGGQFVEVAPVEELFTNPKHPYTRSLLKSNPQSSDEGGDLHVIDGAVPPLTKMLRTGCRFAPRIPWISSEAHEENPTMHEVGPNHFVRCTCHETFYFEEEAN
- a CDS encoding ATP-binding cassette domain-containing protein, which codes for MGFIEVKDLKVHYPIRSGFFNRVTDHVYAVDGVNLEFEEGKTYGLVGESGSGKSTIGKTIIGLERSTTGQIIYEGQDVTNKPRRKKGNFNRDVQMIFQDSLSSFNPKKRILDIIAEPIRNFDRLSPDEEKKRVLQLLDTIGLTEEALVKYPHEFSGGQRQRIGVARALASNPRLIIADEPVSALDLSVQAQVLNYMKRIQDEYKLSYLFISHDLGVVQHMCDELYIMYRGRFVETGNKEDIYNNPQHIYTKRLLSAIPSIDPLNRKENKQRRLASEAEYQEKQSIFYDENGRVFDLTNFSATHRVALPAVKGGN
- the opp4B gene encoding oligopeptide ABC transporter permease, encoding MWKTILRRLLLMVPQIIILSVIAFAFAKLMPGDPFTGQIDPSIDPAAIERLRIQYGYYDPIHIQYFRWVGNILHGDFGQSVFFKQPVMTIIGQRLSNTIWLSLLTMVITYLIALPLGMIAGRYQNSVADKVINVYNFLTFSTPTFIFAILLLWLFGFSLGWFPTRGTVASGLTGLAAIFSRLHHMILPALTLAILSTTSTIQYLRTGIIDAKNQDYVRTARAKGVPEKVVYNRHIFRNSILPIAAFLGYELTGLIGGSIFVENIFTYPGMGQLFISSLSGRDYSVILALLLMFGFGTLLGTLLSDIIMSIVDPRIRIK